TCTCCCGGCTGCGGATATCATGGAGCTTGTCATTCAGCGCGCGTATGGTGGGTACCACCTTCTGCTCTGAAAGCCAGATCCGGAAATTTGCGATCTCTTCATCGATGATCGCTTCTACTTTGGGGATGTTGCGTTCCCGGCGACGGTATGCCTCGTCGGTGGTGTCGTTGAGCCGGTCCATATTCACCAGTTCGATATTGGGATGCTGCTCTGCGGCCGGATCAATATTGCGGGGAACGGACAAGTCCAGCATCACAACTTTTTTATCGGTTCCCTCAAGATCAGTAAGCTGCTCGGGTCCGATGACCGGCTTGTCGGCTCCGGTTGCTACAATGACGAGATCAGCTTTCCCCATTTCGATGTTGATCTCCTCGAGTCCGGCAACCGGAAGCTGAAAGCGATCTCCGAGGTTTTCTGCCCGTTCTCGGCTGCGGTTGAGCAGGGTTACATTGCGGGCACCCATCGATATAAGATTCTTGCAGGTGATTTTCCCGATTTTTCCGGTTCCGACCAGAAGTATGTTTTTGTCCTTGAGTGACTTGAGCCTCTTTTGGGCAAACTGAACGGCGGCATAGGCCGTTGTTGCGGCTCCGCTGGCCAGATCCGTTTCGGTTCGTGACCGTTTGTGCGTTCTGAGGACAAACTGCATCAGCCGGTGGAGCATGGCATCGGCCATACCCAGGGAGTGCGTATATTCGTAGGCCTCTTTTACCTGCTTGACAATCTGCAGGTCACCTAATATCTGGGCATCCAGTCCGACGGTCACCCGCAGCAGGTGGCGGACCGACTCTTCGCCTTCTTTTAAGAAGCCGTACTGATCAAACTCCTCCCTGCTGCCATCACTGTGTTTGACGAGCAGTTCGACCAGTATCCCGGGCGTGTTATTCCGGGCAAATATTTCTGTGCGGTTGCAGGTGGAAACAATGATCACATCCCTCAGTCCGAGAACACGGGCATCCTCCAGAAACGCCTCTTTCTGTTCCCCGGAAAGGCTGAACCTCTCCCTGAGAGCAACGTCGGCTTTCCAGTGATTGATTCCGATTGCGGAAAATTCAGTGATCTGCGGAGTAATTTCGTTCATTCCGTTCTAAAATAGTATATATCCTTCACGAAACCGATAATGATTGCCTGGTTTTTTCGGGCTGCTCCGAAGTGCCCGTAATATGCTGGATTTTTTTTGAAATTTCATCCTGCAAAGCTGCCAAAAAATCAGGATGATCGTTCAGTCCCTTGCTCACCACAAGTTTATCGACGTGCTTGTTTTGTTCTTCCAGTTCTTCACGCAATTCGATATCGAGCTCATGTGCTGTTTCGATGTGGTCGGTCACGAATGCAACGGGGATGAGTATCATATGTTTTATGCCGTAGTCAATCAGGCGGAACACCAGGTCTTCGGTGTTGGGCTGGGTCCATTTTGACGGTCCGACACGGGACTGATACCCCAGCCAGTGTGTTTCATGGTAATTGCGCATCTTCATGATGGCATCGACGGTTTCTTCGATATGCTGCGTGTAGGGGTCTCCTTTTTTCACCTCACTCAGAGGGGTTCCGTGCGCAGTAAATACCAGATGCACCTTGCTGCGCTCCTTTTCAGTGAAATCTTCCCGGAGACGCTCGTCGATGCGCTGATTGAGGGCCGACAGGTAGCTGGGATTCAGATGATACTGTCCCACAAGATACTCCTGCCAGCCGGGCTGCTTGCTGCCGGCCGGACGGCTGTTGCGGATGGTTTCCCAGTTGCGGAAACTGCTTCCGGTTGTTGTGTATGAAAACTGCGGATAGAGCGGCAGCAGGACCAGGTGCTCGATGTCATCATTCACGGCCTCCTCGAATACGTCGTAATCGAAGGGGACCCAGTACCTCATGGCGGTATACACCTTGACGAAGTGATCAGGCCAGCTGTTTTTGAGCATTTTTTCCAATTCGCGGCGCTGCAGCTCGGTCAGTGAATTAATCGGCGAGCAGCAATCGGACACCACCTTGTTTTGCCTGTTGGGACAATACTTGCTGCCCCGGCATCCTTCAGGACAAGCATTGATGTCACGATACTTTTCAGCTACTCCCTTGTAGCGGAATTTTGCAATTATCTTTGCAAGGCGGCTTTGAAAACGCCCGCCGCCGATGTTGATGATATCCTGATCTCCGAACAGGTTTTCAAGAAAACTTCTGACGGCCGGCTCTGAAGTCGGTCCGCCCAGGTTCAACAGTACAACACCAATTCTTTTTCCGCTTTTGCTCATTTACAGCTGCCTGCGATTATGTGATTTTTATTACAGCCGGCGTTTATCCCAAATGATTGCCGGACAATCATGTCCGAAATTATACAGGAATCCGGTTTCTGATAGTTTTTTGAGAACACGCTCCGTTTATAACGGATGTCCGGAGCTGCCCCCGGGTTTATCCGCATTTATGACAGACAGTAAAGATAAGAAAAACACGTAAAAAATACAGAATTCTTACCCTGTTGAGTGAACTGATTCGGACCCGGTATCCTGCGGGGTTTCCCGGTTCTTCATTTGCACACTTTCTGATGATTTCAGCACAAAAAAGAACCTGCTTCCTTTGCCCACTTCGCTTTCCAGCTGAATATCACTGTCATGAGCCTTCAGTATGCCCTTCACAACTGAGAGGCCGAGGCCGGTTCCGCCCTTGTCGCGTGAACGCGCCTTGTCGGTCCGGTAAAACCGGTCAAACAGCCGGCCCCAGTGCGCCTCGGGAATACCAATACCGGTATCGCTTACCGATACCTCCACGAGGCCATTGTTTCTGGAATATGTAACCGAAATGGTTCCTTCGTTTGTGAACTTGATGGCGTTGGATATCAGATTCTCCAGCACTTGCTCGATTTTTCCCGGATCGGCATAGACCATGCATGAATGGGTGTCATATTCAAGGGAAATACCCTTGCTCCTGGCCGAATACTGATACCAGTCGACAACATCCTGAACAATGTCGGCAAGATCGGCATGCCCGGGTATCACGAACTTTTCATCAGAATCGAAACGCTGAAGGGTCATCAAATCCTTGAACAGCCGGCCGATGCGCTCGGCCTGACTTCTCAGGTTCCGGACATACTTGCGGCGTTTTTCCTCATCGAGGCCGGGCAGTTCAAGCATTTCCAGCGATCCCATGATGGTATGGAGCGGATTGC
Above is a window of Natronogracilivirga saccharolytica DNA encoding:
- the hemA gene encoding glutamyl-tRNA reductase, whose amino-acid sequence is MNEITPQITEFSAIGINHWKADVALRERFSLSGEQKEAFLEDARVLGLRDVIIVSTCNRTEIFARNNTPGILVELLVKHSDGSREEFDQYGFLKEGEESVRHLLRVTVGLDAQILGDLQIVKQVKEAYEYTHSLGMADAMLHRLMQFVLRTHKRSRTETDLASGAATTAYAAVQFAQKRLKSLKDKNILLVGTGKIGKITCKNLISMGARNVTLLNRSRERAENLGDRFQLPVAGLEEINIEMGKADLVIVATGADKPVIGPEQLTDLEGTDKKVVMLDLSVPRNIDPAAEQHPNIELVNMDRLNDTTDEAYRRRERNIPKVEAIIDEEIANFRIWLSEQKVVPTIRALNDKLHDIRSREIEKFRAKLPDSSLGDVEHLTRRIVNKIMAHSIDHLKDNHEAPEEITRLVNSMFKLEPESDLDN
- the hemH gene encoding ferrochelatase; translation: MSKSGKRIGVVLLNLGGPTSEPAVRSFLENLFGDQDIINIGGGRFQSRLAKIIAKFRYKGVAEKYRDINACPEGCRGSKYCPNRQNKVVSDCCSPINSLTELQRRELEKMLKNSWPDHFVKVYTAMRYWVPFDYDVFEEAVNDDIEHLVLLPLYPQFSYTTTGSSFRNWETIRNSRPAGSKQPGWQEYLVGQYHLNPSYLSALNQRIDERLREDFTEKERSKVHLVFTAHGTPLSEVKKGDPYTQHIEETVDAIMKMRNYHETHWLGYQSRVGPSKWTQPNTEDLVFRLIDYGIKHMILIPVAFVTDHIETAHELDIELREELEEQNKHVDKLVVSKGLNDHPDFLAALQDEISKKIQHITGTSEQPEKTRQSLSVS